A stretch of Labrus mixtus chromosome 7, fLabMix1.1, whole genome shotgun sequence DNA encodes these proteins:
- the LOC132978137 gene encoding leucine-rich repeat-containing protein 3-like produces MFTGWCEERCSSSSGGKRVDLPSWLCISLFFSALWGQAYTQCPDSCHCAWDTATVVCSDAGLREIPEGIPPDTVSLYLERNYIRSIPESAFSDLVHLRDLYLSNNRIDSLASGALRHLGSELRLLDLSHNQLRQASREEFGSTRAKTRLYHNPWHCDCALQELMETLNLEPETVNGIICESSVRGVGEGSRWEDPGSQGEHAGQPLVKLLDSGVNFCSLQRKTTDIAMLVTMFVWFFMVIVYVVYYVRQNQAEARRHLEYLKSLPSPRKTPTETDTLSTGF; encoded by the coding sequence ATGTTCACAGGCTGGTGTGAGGAGAGATGTTCCAGCAGCAGTGGAGGTAAAAGAGTGGATCTTCCTTCATGGCTGTGCAtctcactcttcttctctgccctGTGGGGCCAAGCGTACACTCAGTGCCCGGACAGCTGCCACTGTGCCTGGGACACGGCCACGGTGGTGTGTTCGGACGCAGGGCTGCGAGAGATCCCAGAGGGGATCCCACCGGACACCGTCTCCCTCTACCTGGAACGTAATTACATACGGAGTATCCCTGAGAGTGCCTTCAGCGACCTGGTCCACTTGCGGGATCTGTACCTGTCCAACAACCGCATCGACTCGCTGGCCTCAGGGGCCCTGCGGCATCTTGGGTCCGAGCTGCGCCTGCTTGATCTCTCTCACAATCAGCTGAGACAGGCCAGCAGGGAGGAGTTCGGCTCCACCCGTGCAAAGACTCGCCTGTACCACAACCCCTGGCACTGTGACTGTGCCCTCCAGGAGCTGATGGAGACTCTGAACCTGGAGCCAGAGACAGTGAATGGGATCATTTGTGAGAGCTCGGTGCGGGGGGTGGGTGAGGGGAGCAGGTGGGAGGACCCAGGGTCTCAGGGGGAGCACGCAGGTCAACCTCTGGTCAAACTGTTGGATTCTGGGGTGAAtttctgcagcctgcagaggaAGACCACTGACATAGCCATGCTGGTTACAATGTTTGTGTGGTTCTTTATGGTCATTGTGTACGTGGTGTACTACGTGAGGCAGAACCAAGCTGAGGCCCGCAGGCATTTGGAGTACCTGAAGAGTTTACCCAGCCCACGCAAGACccccacagagacagacactcTGAGCACTGGTTTCTGA